From the genome of Anticarsia gemmatalis isolate Benzon Research Colony breed Stoneville strain chromosome 13, ilAntGemm2 primary, whole genome shotgun sequence, one region includes:
- the LOC142977761 gene encoding uncharacterized protein LOC142977761 isoform X2 has translation MIIVLLIQLTCLLRNARTNYYDPFYQPAEQDYPSQEDTSDMDHGHDHHHHHERSNHNYNHDQDYEAEGKLRRYSYEEDECYSCACNKCDNPPQCCKQVCESCPKRPVIAPPPQMQMPMQQIPMSMPHMQMTMPQMPMQMPPNPLAPSFSSSIPGQNLVFFPFPTNFVNLLKQITPAEVKKPDVQTTTEATTTTEAPTTTTTQATTTTTTPPPPPPEVEEQTENYKPPNQYLRNRYDNSMLESVLKGNIDAISNIIMKNPEKARNAENKYMLTALRKTKPTWVPKFGIVPISDNMAEKLMSQLRDVKGLRRRPKRVAVFETE, from the exons ATgataata GTCCTGCTTATACAGCTTACGTGCCTACTTCGAAATGCAAGAACAAATTACTACGACCCATTTTACCAGCCGGCGGAACAAGATTATCCATCGCAAGAGGACACCTCCGATATGGACCACGGCCACGACCACCACCATCACCACGAACGATCCAACCACAATTATAACCACGACCAAGATTACGAAGCTGAAGGGAAATTGAGGAGGTATTCTTATGAAGAAGACGAATGCTATTCTTGCGCTTGCAATAAATGTGATAATCCACCCCAATGCTGCAAACAAGTTTGCGAAAGCTGCCCCAAAAGACCGGTCATAGCACCACCGCCACAGATGCAAATGCCCATGCAACAAATCCCGATGTCGATGCCGCATATGCAAATGACGATGCCTCAAATGCCAATGCAGATGCCACCAAACCCATTAGCTCCATCCTTCTCCAGCTCAATACCGGGCCAAAATCTAGTATTCTTTCCATTTCCAACTAATTTTGTGAATTTACTCAAGCAAATTACGCCGGCAGAAGTGAAGAAGCCAGATGTCCAAACTACTACTGAAGCTACGACGACTACTGAAGCTCCAACGACGACGACCACTCAAGCGACAACAACCACAACTACACCACCTCCACCCCCGCCCGAAGTAGAAGAACAGACGGAAAACTATAAACCACCAAATCAGTACTTGAGAAATAGATATGACAACAGCATGTTAGAATCTGTTCTCAAAGGCAACATTGACGCTATttccaatattattatgaaaaatccAGAGAAAGCACGCAACGCAGAAAATAAGTATATGCTGACGGCTCTAAGGAAGACAAAACCCACGTGGGTGCCCAAGTTTGGCATTGTACCGATCTCAGATAACATGGCAGAGAAACTAATGTCACAGTTGCGTGATGTAAAGGGTTTACGACGCAGACCAAAAAGAGTAGCCGTGTTTGAAACTGAATAg
- the LOC142977761 gene encoding uncharacterized protein LOC142977761 isoform X1, with the protein MKTVVHFKLVLLIQLTCLLRNARTNYYDPFYQPAEQDYPSQEDTSDMDHGHDHHHHHERSNHNYNHDQDYEAEGKLRRYSYEEDECYSCACNKCDNPPQCCKQVCESCPKRPVIAPPPQMQMPMQQIPMSMPHMQMTMPQMPMQMPPNPLAPSFSSSIPGQNLVFFPFPTNFVNLLKQITPAEVKKPDVQTTTEATTTTEAPTTTTTQATTTTTTPPPPPPEVEEQTENYKPPNQYLRNRYDNSMLESVLKGNIDAISNIIMKNPEKARNAENKYMLTALRKTKPTWVPKFGIVPISDNMAEKLMSQLRDVKGLRRRPKRVAVFETE; encoded by the exons ATGAAAACTGTAGTTCACTTCAAATTG GTCCTGCTTATACAGCTTACGTGCCTACTTCGAAATGCAAGAACAAATTACTACGACCCATTTTACCAGCCGGCGGAACAAGATTATCCATCGCAAGAGGACACCTCCGATATGGACCACGGCCACGACCACCACCATCACCACGAACGATCCAACCACAATTATAACCACGACCAAGATTACGAAGCTGAAGGGAAATTGAGGAGGTATTCTTATGAAGAAGACGAATGCTATTCTTGCGCTTGCAATAAATGTGATAATCCACCCCAATGCTGCAAACAAGTTTGCGAAAGCTGCCCCAAAAGACCGGTCATAGCACCACCGCCACAGATGCAAATGCCCATGCAACAAATCCCGATGTCGATGCCGCATATGCAAATGACGATGCCTCAAATGCCAATGCAGATGCCACCAAACCCATTAGCTCCATCCTTCTCCAGCTCAATACCGGGCCAAAATCTAGTATTCTTTCCATTTCCAACTAATTTTGTGAATTTACTCAAGCAAATTACGCCGGCAGAAGTGAAGAAGCCAGATGTCCAAACTACTACTGAAGCTACGACGACTACTGAAGCTCCAACGACGACGACCACTCAAGCGACAACAACCACAACTACACCACCTCCACCCCCGCCCGAAGTAGAAGAACAGACGGAAAACTATAAACCACCAAATCAGTACTTGAGAAATAGATATGACAACAGCATGTTAGAATCTGTTCTCAAAGGCAACATTGACGCTATttccaatattattatgaaaaatccAGAGAAAGCACGCAACGCAGAAAATAAGTATATGCTGACGGCTCTAAGGAAGACAAAACCCACGTGGGTGCCCAAGTTTGGCATTGTACCGATCTCAGATAACATGGCAGAGAAACTAATGTCACAGTTGCGTGATGTAAAGGGTTTACGACGCAGACCAAAAAGAGTAGCCGTGTTTGAAACTGAATAg